The Channa argus isolate prfri chromosome 13, Channa argus male v1.0, whole genome shotgun sequence DNA window TTATTCAATTTTACCTTTCCCCCTCTCTTATCTCTATCCACTGCTTATGAAACCTATCTTCCTTCATTCTTTGCTGTGTGCCACTTTATAAAGCAGTTTCCTTTGCTGCTTCTGAACAGAAGCCTTGGTTTGCAATAAACCAAACCTTAGCATAGTTTGACATGAAGGAGGAACGTAGTGGCAAATATAAATCTGTGGAATTCACTAAAGCACTGACATTGGCATTCAAAAATGTTGCCAAAATAAATCTTCAACCAAAATCATAATTGCTAATTACAACTAGGCTGGGTTTGTGGGCCAAAGGGAAAGGAGTAACTAAGGCTGCTTGAACAGTATTCTCTTCAGAGTATGTGCAGCTTGACATTACTTCCATTTTATCACGCCCTGTTCTGATAAACCAAATGTCATAAACTTTTCCATAGAGAAGATGACATCTTACTGCTTACTCCCATTCCTCCCAGGCCCTCTGCTGCTGCCTTACTAAAAAGCtcaaagagctgctgctgccctTCCCTATAAAAATAAGATATTTAGCTGTCATTCAGATATGGTGGTATGTGAAAGGGTGCAGAAACAGATCAACACTTAGGTTGCATAATTTTACACAGGGATCAAGACAGCAGAGAAGACAGTGTGCTGACATGAGGTCATGTGTGGAAGCAGCTAGAAAGTCTGTGGATTTCAGTGCAATGTCAAATTCTAACTAACTAATTTTTGTGCTTGGCACAAGTTGATCTGCCGTCATAGCGCAACAGTGGTTGACGTGTTGAAATATAGCACAAATGTATTCATCAGTGCTTAGTTAAGCAAAAGTTCATTCTCACACATAAaggcacacaacacacacacccaaacactaGGATCATGGTGTTCATGTGACAGTATCCCACTGATTTACAACTCACTAACTAGACtgtaaaaagcagcaaaaggaAACTCCCATAATATTGAAACAGCACTGTGCCACTGACCATGCTGTGGGGCTGCAAATGTGCATGCGATAACTTGTTCTGCTCTGAAATGGAGGCACACAGAAACCGCAGAGAAATTAATGTTGCATGACTGTTGTGAAGTAGCAGCACAGAGTAAATGGATCATGATGCAGCAGGAAACTCAGCTCCCCAAACGTTTGGATTTTGATTTTAgcgacagagcataatgtgaaaATTTACATGGAAACCAGGCAAAGATTTATGCTTTCATGGCTGCCATGCTCGTTCACGTATCTAAAATAACAAAGGGCTCAGCCAAAAGTACTATAAAGTGCTTGTAGTTGTCTCCTTTTTTAAAGCTCATTACAAACAGTTTTTCTATATGGGCCATTACAATGAAATACAGATGAAACAAAGTTATCATAAAGCTTCAATCTCTGACTGCACTGCAGTGGTAGTGTTTAGTTACTAGGCGTGTATTGGGAAGGGTGTGTTTACTGTCATTGTCTCAGTCGGAACAATGGAAGTATTTGGACATAATGTGTCACAGACAAATCTTTGTTTGGTCCCACTTGAATTCTTACATCCTCTCCCATCCATTTATTTCCTCCCACCCCCTTtgtttcttctattttttttgccttatacataaacacactaataaacacacaaacacacacgcacatacacaaaatatcATAAGTCTCTatgctgaaaaacacattaggCTCTACGTGACTCTGTGCAGCTCTTTTCTTATTGGTCTACATGGATTCCTTTACTTTACAAAGACTTAGTGGATGACAGCTGAGAATAGCAAACATgtaaagctgttgatcttttccCAATCTTGGTGCTGTGTAATTTCAAAGAAATACTCCCAGTGGTTTAGAGGCTCCAAGTATTTGTGTTCTCTCTTGGTAAACCAAAGATTCCTTAATCTTTTGGATGGCTGCAActtttggatgtttttaccaTAACAAGTGTTTAGGAATAACTTGTGTACTTGACGCCCTGAAGACAAACTCAAGGtgtacaaaatatattttgaaatgccACAAGGgagtaaattaatttaaatttcattacATACTGTAATTAGTATGCTGTTTAAGTCttgcaagaaaaaaattaaagtgagTTCATCTTGGATTCTCCATTTATATTTCTGCTAATAAGGTTACTTGAAGACATAAATCTAAATCTGGTTTAAGGTGTTGATGCCTGGATGGTGATCATAGCCCTATTTACTATTCCGGGTTACTGGGGAAAtggcagagaggagggaggaatgAGGTACACAGAGTAAGAAAGATCAAGTGAAGAAGCGGTCAAAGGGAAGTCCAAGCGATGTTACTTCCAAAATAGAGGCATCATTTTAAATGGTGTATTTTAATGACTGTTTTTTACGTTGTCAGAACACTATTgataaaaatcagttaatcaagcttcaagcatgcctacaaagacataaaggcctgggtGTCCCGTAATGTcttacttctaaattcagacagaGCTGAAGGCATAGTATCTGGGTCTAAacaatctcagaaatatgctgtccaaccatatcattactctagatgacatagttgtggcctccagtactactgcaaggaaacttggagttatttttgaccaggatttgtcctttacctcacatataaaacaaatctcgcCACCTACGAAACATTGCCAAAactaggagcatcctgtctcctgtgatgccgaaaaactagtccatgtatttgttacttctaggttggactactgtaattccctactttcaggatgccccagtaactccctaaagagcctgcaattaatccaaaatgctgcagcaagagtgctgactggaattagcaagagagatcaaatttcaccttcactagcttctctccattagcttcccattaaatctagaatagaatttaaaaccctgcttcttacatatacaGCTCTGAatgtcaggctccatcatatatagaagacctcatagcaccatatcatcccagtagaccacttccatCTCAGagtgcaggcctacttgtggttcccagaatttccaaaggtagaatgggaggtagagcctttagctatcaagctcctctcctgtggaaccagctcccagttcagattcgggaaacagacaccctctctacttttaagtctaggcttaaatcattcctctttgataaagcttatagtttgttatagttatgctgctataggcttagactgcagGGGATGACCCCCCCCAATGCACTTAGCCCCTTTCCTTCTCTCCCctcaccccacatttatatGTCATCCCTCtgtgacattaactttgtgtcttctctctcccgtagttgtctttctccttctctgtctgccaacctttctgttgctcttttcttttctctctccactttccaatCACTCaaacggtcaaggcagatggccgcccaagTAGaactttatttaataatttaaatttattaaatgtatttatttaaatctatttacatttattaatgtctCCAGAACACAATGATGGAAGTTAACTAAGTGCACTTAATCAAGCACGTATGTGCAAATTTAAGGTAAAGCAATTGATCATTATTAGGTATATGCtacattatacatatatatacagaacacacatatacactcgCTGGCAACGTTATTagctacacctgtacaatctaatgcttCAATCCAGAGTCGTACGGAGGTGTATTATAAGAAACATtaaaccacctcttcttaaaaTGCACTGCAGTACGACTTCACTGACCACTTATAcgtcaataataaacagagagtaaaaTTATcgtctttctgacagtttcacctTAAAAACAccttataaccttgtaaaagtagaatgcattaaattgtacaggtgtacttaataaagtggcAAGCGAGTGTATGTCACATATagcatacatgtgtgtgtttattttattactagaaatatatatatattgtggcATTGCTGTTTTTACTGGCCTTATAAAGATTTCAAATCACTCTTCCACTTtacacaaaaatgttatttaaaattgtaatcaaatgatttttctttataaaaaatgtttaagaaaataaaGTCGCTTAAGCGAATgggagttttattttgaaaggtttgCCAGACGAGCTCGTTTACTTGGTTGGACTTTTGTTCCCTCCGGAGCCGAGTGCAGTTACTGCACACATGGGGCTGACGTTCTAGCTGAACTTTATCTCCCAGAGTCTCAAGCCGAAGATCGGTGGGTTATGtataaagaggaagaaagataAGAAGCAAACCAGAATTCTGGTCTGGAATGTGACTCATAAATAATTGCTCTGGCCGTGATTTACTGAGTGGCTCCTCCGGGCTGCGGTAGATACACGGTTTATTCAAGAAACCGTAAACAtttgtgttgtgctttactTCGGAGCAgcaaattttccacattttgtgatGGAGAGCCACATGATGTTGACATGGATGCTGTTGTGTTTGCTCCTGCCGCTTTCGGGCGCACAGAACCCCGCACCTGAAGGAGGTAAGCTCCACGGTGTTCATCCAATGGAAGCAACACTTGATAttacaataaattataaatgctAGTAATAGTTATTAGAAAATATCATATTAGGATTGTAAGTGCAAACGTGCAAAATACAATACTATGCTATCTATTTAATATCATATTGTGGTGAGCCAAACACTACCCACAATGAGCAAACATTACACAACATTACCCCGGTTGatatgaaataatatttaagGCTTTGGTGGCACAAGATATGAAATGCAATCATTTACTATTGGGAACTGATGCTACGACAGGAGGTGGAGGGACTGTCTGGCTGAGGGTGGATCAGGGTGGGGTTGATATTACAGCAGTGTTCTCAGTGAAATGGCATGACTACCCAATTGTCAGTTGATGAAATCCCACAGCCTGGGGCCCGTGATTCCCAATATTTAGAGAGTGGGGGAAAGCAGGGACCACACAGACCTCCTCTAGAAGGCTTCAGGTGCTttgcatggaaaaaaaaaaaaggtgctgaAAATTATTGTCAGCTGACGAAATGTCTTGGCATTAAATTATTGGttaagagaaagagaaagcagtCTGTAGATATGCTATTAAAAGTGGCATTTCATTTGAATGTAATTACCTCAgtgcaaaccaaaaaaagaaaacaatgatcaacagtttttatgtttttattgtgttaataTATcgtaattataaaacaaaagaaatctaGTCTTTATCTTTAAATTATTGCAGTTCAGTTTTTGTGACTAAAGAAACAATGCATACCTCATCATCTGTTGTCACAGCAGTGTCTAAACGCTCTGTGGCAAAGGTGTCTGAGAGGCTAAACTTGGTGGTGGTGACACCTCGGAGTCTGTTGGTGTGAGCACATCTTTATGACTGGGTTAACAGAGTAGTGAGTGACATGCTGTCACCTAGCTGTTTCCATTAATAGGGACCTGGTGAGACTGTACTAAACTTAGCTTATGGTGATCGTGGTTTTTATAAGTGCATTAGCTGTGTATTACTGTCATCCTGGTTTATTAAAGGTCTTCTTCCCGCAGCCTATACACccacagaaaaagacaggacATGTCTGCCAAAGTTTTTAATCAGTAACTAAGGATCAAGAGATGGTATTTAGGAGAAGTTAAGGTGGATCGGAAATGCCTCAACAAAATTGCAGTacacataaatatttgttttatattagcGCAGTGTTGATTCAGCATGTGTCACCATTTGATACATTTGTAGTAGCTTGGAAAACCTGCTCTGCCCCCGTAGTGTTTTACTGTGCCCATGTGAGGTTTTCACTCATGTGGTAGGAGCCCGCTAATAAATTTGATGAGTAAGAAGCTGTGTTTGAACGAGTATTCTCTCTACACGAACAAGGAAGCAGCTTGCTCCAGACGTAAAAATATGGTTTTTAGATAAagacatacatgcacacaggtAAAGGTAAAGGGGGCTGTGCTGTGGATCGCACCAAAATCCAAACAACGTAAGAGGCGTGAGGAATTCTTCAGGTCAATGGGGAGAAGAACCTTGGTGGGCAAGCtcctctgcatgtgtgtgtacatgtttgatgtgcgtgtgtgtgtgcgtgtgttcatGCCCGGCTGTGTTATCAGCTTTCAAAACCTTCAAGTCTTATCAACACCTCATGTCAAATGTTCacgtagaaaaaaaaaaaggccttcaGAGAACATACGAGTTAACAGATGTGTCTTATCCCCTTTATCTCTGGAATCATGAGGGAATCTATAATCTATTCATCTCAGCACTATATGTGTCTCTCACATATTCATTTACAAGAGTTCCTTTGCACGTGTTCATCTGTGTTCTTGCAAATGGCCAAAACACTTAAcaaatttctcttttcttgCCCTGAGATTTGAACCGTGGGTGTTTTTCTTTGGGATGACAACACAATCTGAAGATCTGCAGTAAAATATTGCTTTAAGACTCTACTGCTTGTTCTCTCTTTcgttctctctgctctgtataTGGCAATCCAACATTCCTCCTCGTCTCTCACATGGAACGTGCCAGCACCCCCCCGACTCAACCTACACCCTGCACCTCACTCTTCTCCTTTTAATGCCTTTTATTTTCCCCTGTCCCACAAACTTTCTTCACTCCCTCTCCCTCAAACGCCCAGCAGCTACTGTTTTTCCCCCTTCCTGTCCTTTGCTTCAGGTATTCACTTTTAACTTCTCTTGTGAAATCCCAGGGGGTTGGGGGGGACTACACTTTTGAAATTATCACAATGCTGGCATCAGATTGcagttattgtgtttgttggccTTGTCTGTATCTTCAACCTGATTACTTGTTTCATGCTTGCTTCTGACTTTCTGCTGATTTTACTTGTGTACACTGTGAGACTTGTTCCAGGAAATTGTCCTGAGAGGGGGGATTCCaaatagtgtatgtgtgtgtttatttgtgtgtgtgtgagctagGACCTGTGGAAAATGTTGTAGGTAGTACACAGGAATGATAGTTCTCACATCAGCGTCAAAAGGCAGCATGTACAAAATGTTACTATTTAATTGCACATTAATGACTTAttaatttctatattttctcTCCAGTGCTGAACTGCTGTGAGGGTGATGTCCTCTTCTTACTGGATTCCTCGGGGAGCGTGTCATCCTACGAGCACTCCCGCATGCTCTCCTTCCTGTCTGGGCTTCTCCTCCCCTTCTCGCTGGGTGAGGACCAGGTGAGGGTAGGACTTCTGCAGGTCGGCACTAAGCCACAACTTGAGTTTGGCTTTGATACATATAGTAGCCAAAGCGGCCTTCAAGGAGCTTTGAGGAACATCAAGCCTCTCAGAGGGGATACCAACACAGTGGAGGCACTGAGAATGGCAAAGGAGTGGGTGCTAAAACCTGGAGGAGCGGCTGGGGCCCGAGCTGGGCTGCCGAGAGTACTGGTGTGGTTAACGGATGGGGTAAAACCTGGCAATGTGATTGTACCAATGACTGAGCTGCAGGAGGAAGGCGTGTCAGTGCTGTTGGTTTCCACTGGCCATGGCAACTATCAGGTGCTGAGGCAGGTGGTGAGCCCACCTATAGAAAATCACCTGTACTTTGTGGACATCGATGATATGAGTATCATCACAGAGGACGTGCGGGATGCTATCATTGGTGAGCATTTTAAGGGTTTTTGTGATTCGTagtaaaaaagacattttaaacctgcttttaaaacttttaaaaattttaaataggtGATACACCGCTGTATACATTaaagtattatatatatatatatatatatatatatatatatatactattaATTATACAGTTGCACTATTATAACAGATCGCATGCCTGTGTATTATGTATAAGAGCACTATCATCTCACAATGCCGTTTCCCTCAGCTCTACAGAGCATTTTAGgttctttcagctcattgttttttatttttatttcaaagtctgctgttttggtttttaatttaatctgtcTGCTGTCACTAGTGACTTTCCCAGAAGCACCATCCAGCTTttgtcaggtaaaaaaaaaatgtaaaagcctCAACACATAAAATGGAAAGTACACAATCTGGATGCTAGTTCTCTAGATACTAGAAGTTGCATTACACATGTGTTTCAGCAGCTAGGCACCCTTCAATCTCTTTCAATGTTTGAAGCGCTTCTCCCTAATGCCGCACATGCTCCCGAAGACAGTGAGACCAAAAGGAACTGGGACGCTGAGAATATCTATGTGCGTGTGTAGGAGTTACTGTAATGAGATAGGCTGATCTATTAATGGATTAATGATTCAACTTCCCTTGCTCCATCCTCTTAACACTATGCCAGACGtgatacatatatatatttatataaatagaCTGGGGAGATCACCCATTACTCTGGAGAGATTAGATAACTTCAGAACACCTCAGCAATTACACATTATAAAGCATGATGCACAGTATAAATAAGGCTAGTGTATagataaacacaaatatttcctATCCATTGCCTAAGGGTTTATCACATATATTATAACCTCTGGGGCatgtattgttttgttgcagAGCCTCTCTTGCTTGGCTATTCCAAGTTGTCTTATTGCAAGGCTTATGAATGCGTTTAGAAACCCAAGTCTGGCTGTCAACCTGGGTGGCTGTCTGAAGCCGAGGCAATTTTAGCAATCTGTATGTCGTCTTCCCTGTTGCTTATTTTTCATCTTGACAGAcccatgtgtacacacactgaCTTAATTCTTCTTCATTCTGCCTCCAACAGAGATTATCCGAGCTGAACGAATCCACGTCCGTGATGTGTCCACCAACTCTGCCGTGCTTCTGTGGCGACCCGTTCTGTCTGGGTTAACGGGCTATTATGAGATCCACTTTGGTGCAGTTCCAGCAGGAGGTGCTGTAGGAGGTGGAAATGTGACCAGTCCAAGCACTGGTGGTATTGTTTACCAGAGAATCACCCAGTCTGCAGACTCCAGCAGTGTCAGACTAACAGGCCTGAAGCCTGACACCAGCTATAAGGCTACGCTGATCCCGGAATCCAATGAACAAAAGTTTAACCAACTCTCTGTCACCTTCAGAACACAACCAGGTGGGGTTCATTTCTAGTTGCACATTATAAGTCATAACCCATAATTGTGCACTTAAATGGCTACTTGCACTTAATATAGTTACCTAATCTTTTTGTTGGTTGATTATGCagcaaaaggcaaaaaagtttctgggtccagcttctcaaatTGTAGAATGTGATGAATGGAGAATGTTATTTGTTTACTATATGTCGATGTTGGCTTTTATTGAGCATTTAGAGCATTTTGGGCTTTTGGAATTGATTATGGgcattctttatattttatgtgcagCTATGTTCAGCTGGTCTGCCATGAACTGAATAAGACTTTTAATGTTAGGAGTTAACCCAAATTATAAAATTTTTTAAAGTATGCCAGTTGAGGACTATGTTTATCTTCTATGTAATTAATATAGTTATTAGGAAATGAATTATAAATTACAAGGCAATTACATGGATATAAtggaaaaactgaataaaaataagattgAAATAGACAGAGAGAGTAGATGAGGATCACTGTGTAGTAGTAAGTTGCAAGTTGCCCCAAATACAAGAGAGGAAACATAAACATAGACGTGAATAGTGGGAAAACAATATTGAAAATCAgttcattttctttatattgtctcctcagtgtttttttttttttctttttctttcctcacaCACCAGAGGTGCTGGGCCCAGCTGTTGTAACAGTCTCTGAATCAGGACCCAGCAGTGTTCGGGTGAGTTGGGGTCCTCTTCAACCAGAGACGATCACAAGTTACTACATCGAATACTCAGCCCTGCCCAGGGGAAAGCTCCATGCCGTCACTGTGAGCGGAGCACAAAATTCTACCCTCCTCAGAGACCTCCAACCAGATACCACTTACTTGGTCACGGTTACAGCCCGGCACGCCTCAGGCAAGGAGAGGGCTATGTCCGTCAAAGTGTGTACTGAGGAAGGTgagaattgtgaaaaaaatgcagtgaaaCCTAGTAATCAAGGATCCATTTTCTGCACACTAATCCTAATCCTACAGCTCAGTCCTTACTGTGTCTTAAATTTCAGATAATTACCAGCAGGTTCTTTTAGGTTTGACTACCCCCCTAGGCCCGTCCTGAGCTGTTAATAAGGCTTCTACTGTATGaactataataaaacattttgcttctgtttcttcctcttcattcaCACCCACTCTGTACAATGCCCCTCTtacttctctttcattttgaaaaacatggtGACTAACAACCCTGTGACATCTGTCTCCAGTGACTCCAGCCCTGGCGGACCTCCAGTTGACAACAGTGGGTAGTGACTCAGTGCAGGTGGACTGGAAAGGAAGCGTGGCTGGTTTGAGGGGCTACTGGCTCACCTGGGAGGGGCAGCACAGCAGTGGTGGCCAGCGCTCCTCCTTCTATTTACCACCCGACTCTTTGTCAACACATCTCACCCACCTTCCCCCATTAgctagagtgtgtgtgtcacccaTTTACCGGAAGGCACGGGGGGAGGGACTGTGTTGTACAGCACAGTTTCATTCAGGTGAGTGGTGACAAGGCAGGTGatcattttagtttagttttagacAGGAGTGATTGGAGGACAAAATTCAAATACTCACAAAATGCCGCATGTACTTGCCTAAAAAAGTACTCCAGTAAAAGTAGAAGACATCAAATTCACTTTTAATCAAGCTTACTTTAAATACAAAAGAACTCGTACTCcactataataatataatgactTCTGTGCTAAATCATAGCTAGTTGTCACAAAACCCTTGGCTAATAGCAACTCTCTACTTGTCTAGATAACACCACaagtgagaaaatgtgtgtttctgtaatttGAATGAACAGATTAAACTGGAGCATGATTATGTTagactgaataaaaacatgtgtTGCCTGATGGAAGTGTTCATGCATACAAGACAATTCACAATGTAACACTATTTTATATAGTTAGATTTAAACCAATACACAGTCTTAACCAAACTTTTCTCTCTGCCAAACAGATGCATTATCATATGGTTACCAATTATAGCACCACTGAACTGCAAGTGCACCTTACCAAACATGGAGGGACGATGGTGAGAAGAATGCATACTTTCATCCCTAGCTTTTTTCTATGACTCTCCCTACTGTGGACATCTTCCAGAAGAGCTATGTGGTTTGGCTGTCTCTCCACACACTCATGTGGAAGCCTCAGATACAAAAGACTGGTCTGGGACAATGCGGCTACATGGTGACTGCTACAACTGTAAGACAGGGAACTGTTTGCTTTTCACTGTCTTTTGTGTCATTTGGTTTACATCCGTACTCAAAGTATAATTATCCAGTTTAAAGATGTAAGGTAAAGCTAAAGATAAGATTAGATCTGTTTTGGCAAAACATAACTGGAAATGTTGgaactcttttttttcacttgttttgaaGAAAAGCTTTGCAGCATATGTGGGATTCATGCCCAATATTTTCAAGCCCTGCTACAGAGAACATCTGATTTACATTTATGGTAAATACTCATGCCTTCTGCTTAAATAACTCATCTTTCAGCACGCGCTTGAGGGCACTGGATACTTGTGTGCAACAAGGGATCGTTAACATCCAGTCTCTAATAACAGGATCTTCAGGATTGGATAGAACTTTAAAGATAATATGAACAGACCAGCCACATGCCCTGAAGCTACAGAGTTGCTGCATTTAATGCACATATGTATGACTGAGAGTATTCTTGTATTGCTCTTTGGATCAACTGCAGATccattattcatatttattaatcACGAACCACATAAGTATGAGAATTAATAGTGTGCAGATatgctgtttacattttaaggttgttacatttttaagatttgttGCCCCCTACTGAAAGGATCCTAACTGGCTTAAAGCCAATATTTCACTCGTCCTCTCAGaggaaaaacattgttttatatttgttttccagTGCTACAATTTAATATGAGCTTGCAATAAACTCcattaataattttgtttatctgaattgtagttttgttttagtaGTTGCACAATCCCGCATCAGATTACAGAGATATCCTGACAAATAgcgtttttttaaatggaaactaAACTGATTTGACATATCACACTGTAGGGTTTGAGGAGTAATATTAATcaattaacttaaaaaaaaaacagattagtaGTGCACCTCctaactgttttaaaatgtagt harbors:
- the vwa1 gene encoding von Willebrand factor A domain-containing protein 1; this encodes MESHMMLTWMLLCLLLPLSGAQNPAPEGVLNCCEGDVLFLLDSSGSVSSYEHSRMLSFLSGLLLPFSLGEDQVRVGLLQVGTKPQLEFGFDTYSSQSGLQGALRNIKPLRGDTNTVEALRMAKEWVLKPGGAAGARAGLPRVLVWLTDGVKPGNVIVPMTELQEEGVSVLLVSTGHGNYQVLRQVVSPPIENHLYFVDIDDMSIITEDVRDAIIEIIRAERIHVRDVSTNSAVLLWRPVLSGLTGYYEIHFGAVPAGGAVGGGNVTSPSTGGIVYQRITQSADSSSVRLTGLKPDTSYKATLIPESNEQKFNQLSVTFRTQPEVLGPAVVTVSESGPSSVRVSWGPLQPETITSYYIEYSALPRGKLHAVTVSGAQNSTLLRDLQPDTTYLVTVTARHASGKERAMSVKVCTEEVTPALADLQLTTVGSDSVQVDWKGSVAGLRGYWLTWEGQHSSGGQRSSFYLPPDSLSTHLTHLPPLARVCVSPIYRKARGEGLCCTAQFHSDALSYGYQL